In the genome of Armatimonadota bacterium, the window CAAACACCCGTTGCACATCAACGCTGTGCCGCCCTCTAGCGAGGACTTAATCCCCACTACTTGGGAAGCCGAAAAGTCGAACGCCTATAAGTTCGACAAAATCACTTTCCCGCCCGGCAAACTGATGTCGTTTTCGTTCACTTCGGGCGAACAGATCAACGTCTACGAGGGCAAGGTTGCAGTTCGCTTTCAAGTGGTCTTGGATCCAAAGGCCAAGTTGGGGGATCTAAAGGTCTCCGGCAAGTTGGGCTTTCAGGCTTGCAACGACTCCGTCTGCTTTCCGCCTAACAACGAAACCGTTACGGCAAAACTGAAGCTGGTGGCCGATCCTAAAGGCGCGGTCATGTCTAAAGACCCCGTCTTTGCCGTGCCCGTACAAAAGGCGCCCATGTCCGAACCGACCGGCAAGCAGAAAGAGGCGGGTTTGGTCCGCACCGTCCAAGAGCTGTACGAGTCGGGTCAATGGCCGCTCTACTTTGGTGTGATTTTGCTCATGGGGCTCGGCCTCAACCTCACGCCCTGCGTGTTTCCGCTCATCCCAATCACGGTCGGCTTCTTCAGTTCGCAATCGCACGGCAGTCGGTCCTTGCGGTTCGGGCTGGCGGCGACCTATGCCTTGACCATGGCCATGGTTTATGCCGTGTTGGGCGCCGTTGCAGGATTGGCCGGCAAAGCGTTCGGATTCCAGCTTCAAAACCCGATCGTAACCATCGTGCTCTGCGCGATTATCGTCGCGCTGGCGCTTTCAATGTTTGGTCTCTATCGATTTCAGCCGCCCCAGTTTCTAATGCAGAAAGTGGGCGCCAAGTCCGGCTTGTTCGGCGCGGTCGCCATGGGCAGCGTGGCCGGGATCGCGGCGGCGCCTTGCGTCGGCCCGGTCGTCGTCGCGCTCTTGGCGATCATTGCCGCGTCGAACAACGCGGTTTTCAGTTTCTTTACTTTCTTGGCGTTGGGCCTGGGTCTGGGCCTGCCGTTCTTCATCATGGGGCTGTACTTTGAGAAGCTTCAAGGCAAACTGCCCAAGTCGGGCGGCTGGATGCTGGTGATCGAGCGCATCTTTGGCGTCATGATGATCGGCGTCGCGATCTTCTTTCTGCAAGGCTTGTTAAGGGTGAAGTTTGGAGCCGATTTCGTAACCTGGACCTGGTTCGCGTTTGCAGCAGCGTTTGCCGTCTACTTCTTGGTCGCCGATCGCAGCGAGCATCGAAACCGAGGAGTCTTGCGGGCGAAGCAAAGTTTATCAATGATTTTGGCGGCCTTCGCCGTCTACGTCGGCTATTCGGCAATGAGCGAGGCGCCCGGCATCGTGTGGGACAAATACGACTCGGCCAAGATCGAAAAAGCGATGCAAGAGGGAAAGCCGGTCTTGATCGACTTTGA includes:
- a CDS encoding thioredoxin fold domain-containing protein, which produces MKGILLVLLCGAVAFAQPPKIDLSPKLLLQVDRAKPGSTVEAALLLDIKHPLHINAVPPSSEDLIPTTWEAEKSNAYKFDKITFPPGKLMSFSFTSGEQINVYEGKVAVRFQVVLDPKAKLGDLKVSGKLGFQACNDSVCFPPNNETVTAKLKLVADPKGAVMSKDPVFAVPVQKAPMSEPTGKQKEAGLVRTVQELYESGQWPLYFGVILLMGLGLNLTPCVFPLIPITVGFFSSQSHGSRSLRFGLAATYALTMAMVYAVLGAVAGLAGKAFGFQLQNPIVTIVLCAIIVALALSMFGLYRFQPPQFLMQKVGAKSGLFGAVAMGSVAGIAAAPCVGPVVVALLAIIAASNNAVFSFFTFLALGLGLGLPFFIMGLYFEKLQGKLPKSGGWMLVIERIFGVMMIGVAIFFLQGLLRVKFGADFVTWTWFAFAAAFAVYFLVADRSEHRNRGVLRAKQSLSMILAAFAVYVGYSAMSEAPGIVWDKYDSAKIEKAMQEGKPVLIDFDASWCLACRELEKFTYTDNQVMTEASRFVKLKMDGSVTTPEYTEAAERFKVQGLPTVIFIGPDGKELEQLRLTGYEPASAFLERLRQVPNS